In a genomic window of Pontibacter liquoris:
- a CDS encoding erythromycin esterase family protein — protein sequence MENKQIRYTPLTKEKDLDVLIGEIGDARVVMLGEGSHGTSEYYTWRTAISRRLIMEKGFRFVAVEGDWPECYAVNRLIKGYQNAASKIADVLQVYRRWPTWMWANWEVAALIEWMRDYNNARGVNEKAGFYGLDVYSLWESLDQILKYLEHNDGQAAEAARNAINCFEPYNRDPQTYARATAFVPTDCENEVIEMLQRISKQRIFAEDPEQEFNTRQNALVATNAERYYRAMIRGGASSWNVRDSHMMLTLDNLLAFHGPESKAIVWEHNTHIGDARATDMADDGMYNIGQLAREKYGRDQVKLVGFGTYQGSVIAGKSWGAPMQKMEVPPATKGSWESMLHEISTEDKIILIKHLREAPALQHRIGHRAIGVVYDPKFEQFGNYVPSIIPERYDAFVYFDETEAVHPLHMKTRGGKEPELYPWNY from the coding sequence ATGGAAAACAAGCAGATTAGGTATACCCCCCTTACCAAAGAAAAAGACCTGGATGTGCTGATCGGGGAAATTGGGGATGCCCGGGTGGTAATGCTGGGAGAGGGATCGCATGGCACATCAGAGTATTATACCTGGCGCACAGCTATATCCAGGCGGCTGATCATGGAAAAGGGCTTCCGTTTTGTAGCCGTGGAGGGCGACTGGCCCGAGTGTTATGCCGTGAACCGCCTGATAAAAGGCTATCAGAATGCGGCCAGCAAGATAGCCGATGTGCTGCAGGTGTACCGGCGCTGGCCTACCTGGATGTGGGCCAATTGGGAGGTAGCGGCCCTGATAGAGTGGATGCGGGATTATAACAATGCCCGGGGCGTAAACGAAAAAGCAGGCTTTTATGGGCTGGATGTTTACAGCCTGTGGGAGTCGCTGGACCAGATCCTGAAATACCTGGAGCACAATGATGGACAGGCCGCCGAGGCTGCCCGCAATGCCATCAACTGCTTTGAGCCTTATAACCGCGACCCGCAGACCTATGCCCGCGCCACAGCCTTTGTACCCACCGACTGCGAGAACGAAGTGATCGAGATGCTGCAGCGGATATCAAAGCAACGCATTTTTGCCGAAGACCCCGAACAGGAATTCAATACCAGACAAAATGCGTTAGTAGCCACCAATGCGGAGCGTTATTACCGGGCCATGATCCGGGGAGGCGCCAGCTCGTGGAACGTGCGCGACAGCCACATGATGCTGACGCTGGACAATCTGCTGGCGTTTCACGGGCCTGAAAGCAAAGCGATCGTTTGGGAACATAACACGCACATTGGCGATGCCCGCGCCACAGATATGGCTGATGACGGCATGTATAATATCGGGCAACTGGCCCGCGAGAAGTATGGCCGGGACCAGGTAAAGCTGGTCGGCTTTGGCACCTACCAGGGCTCTGTGATTGCTGGCAAGTCGTGGGGAGCACCGATGCAGAAGATGGAGGTGCCGCCTGCCACAAAAGGCAGCTGGGAAAGTATGCTGCACGAGATCAGCACCGAGGACAAGATCATCCTGATAAAACATTTGCGCGAGGCACCAGCCTTGCAGCATCGCATTGGTCACCGGGCTATTGGGGTGGTGTATGATCCTAAATTCGAGCAGTTCGGCAACTATGTCCCCTCTATTATTCCCGAGCGCTACGATGCCTTTGTATACTTCGACGAAACCGAAGCCGTGCATCCGCTCCACATGAAAACCCGCGGCGGCAAAGAGCCCGAACTCTACCCCTGGAATTACTGA
- a CDS encoding glycoside hydrolase family 30 protein — MTRKNNCFYTCLFAVLLLCHVSCKENKETYKPDAPEVPASERSQVAFWLTNPDKSVLFAEQKESLNFTAVSNQNQTIEIDTTQLFQTIDGFGYTLTGGSAYVMNRMNAVERAALLKELFATDGKNIGVSYLRISIGASDLNGQVFTYNDLSSGETDPEMLRFSLSRDKADLIPVLNEILAINPAIKILGSPWTAPEWMKTNKSFIGGSLKPEYYDAYARYFVKYIQAMQAEGIRIDAITLQNEPLNPSNNPSMLMSAAEQAQFIKQRIGPAFQVANLSTKIILYDHNTDRIDYPISILNDPEARKYVDGSAFHLYAGGIHALSEVHTAHPDKNIYFTEQWIGAPGNFSSDLAWHVKNLLVGATRNWSRTVLEWNLAANPELGPHTDGGCTSCLPAVTVSREGQVTRNTAYYVVAHASKFVRPGSVRVATNVPGALQNVAFQTPDGQKVLLVLNDSGTTQTFNIRFRGKVAVSSLKPGAVGTYVW, encoded by the coding sequence ATGACTCGTAAAAATAACTGCTTCTATACTTGCCTTTTTGCCGTTCTGCTGCTCTGCCATGTTAGCTGTAAAGAAAACAAGGAGACGTATAAGCCGGATGCACCGGAGGTTCCTGCTTCTGAGCGCTCACAAGTAGCCTTCTGGCTAACCAACCCCGATAAATCAGTTCTGTTTGCCGAGCAAAAGGAGAGCCTCAACTTTACAGCTGTCTCTAACCAGAACCAAACGATCGAAATCGATACCACGCAGCTATTCCAAACGATTGACGGCTTTGGCTATACCCTGACGGGCGGCAGCGCTTATGTGATGAACCGGATGAATGCTGTGGAGAGGGCTGCTTTGCTAAAGGAGCTTTTTGCTACGGATGGCAAAAATATTGGTGTGAGTTATCTGCGCATCAGCATCGGCGCTTCTGATCTGAACGGACAGGTTTTTACCTATAATGATCTTTCGTCGGGGGAAACGGATCCTGAAATGCTCAGATTCAGCTTGTCACGGGATAAAGCGGATCTCATTCCGGTGCTTAATGAGATTCTGGCCATAAATCCGGCAATCAAAATACTAGGCTCTCCCTGGACTGCACCGGAGTGGATGAAGACAAATAAAAGCTTTATCGGTGGAAGCTTAAAACCGGAATATTATGATGCGTACGCCCGGTATTTTGTAAAATACATCCAGGCAATGCAGGCAGAAGGTATCCGGATTGATGCCATTACGCTACAGAACGAGCCGCTAAACCCGAGCAATAACCCTAGTATGCTAATGTCGGCAGCAGAGCAGGCACAATTTATCAAACAGCGTATTGGGCCAGCATTTCAGGTTGCCAACCTCAGCACCAAGATCATTCTCTATGATCATAATACAGACCGGATCGACTACCCGATTTCCATTTTAAATGACCCCGAAGCCCGCAAGTATGTCGATGGGTCTGCTTTTCACTTGTATGCCGGCGGGATTCATGCCTTATCGGAGGTGCATACGGCGCACCCGGACAAGAACATTTATTTTACAGAGCAGTGGATCGGCGCGCCGGGTAATTTCAGCAGTGACCTGGCCTGGCATGTGAAGAATCTCCTCGTCGGGGCTACCCGAAACTGGAGCCGTACTGTTTTAGAGTGGAACCTGGCAGCCAATCCTGAGTTGGGGCCCCATACGGATGGTGGCTGCACGAGTTGTTTGCCTGCCGTTACGGTGAGCCGGGAAGGGCAGGTGACCCGCAACACGGCATACTATGTTGTGGCCCATGCTTCCAAGTTTGTGCGGCCTGGTTCTGTACGTGTAGCCACCAACGTGCCCGGTGCCTTGCAAAATGTAGCGTTCCAGACGCCCGATGGGCAAAAGGTGCTGCTTGTGCTCAATGATAGCGGAACCACTCAGACCTTCAATATTCGTTTCCGTGGCAAAGTGGCTGTTTCATCGCTAAAACCCGGTGCCGTGGGCACGTATGTCTGGTAG
- a CDS encoding DUF4197 domain-containing protein, translated as MKKQVYASLLLLSLGASACTVAEVQRTMGDVLAGTATGSPVTSSEVAMGLKQALEIGIKSGAGQASQTDGYYKNSLIRIPFPEDVQRVENTLRKVGLGSEVDKFILTLNRGAEDAAKSAVPIFLSAIKQMTIADAWAILRGDKDAATQYLKRTTSQQLYTAFSPVMVQSLEKTNATRYYANIVGEYNKIPLVQKANPDLKDYATRKAIDGLFTLVAQEEANIRENPVARTTELLRRVFSRQSPS; from the coding sequence ATGAAAAAACAAGTTTACGCATCACTCCTTCTCCTTAGCCTCGGAGCTTCGGCCTGTACCGTGGCCGAGGTGCAGCGCACCATGGGCGATGTGCTGGCAGGCACGGCAACCGGAAGCCCCGTAACCAGCTCCGAAGTAGCCATGGGGCTGAAGCAAGCCCTGGAAATCGGCATTAAGAGCGGTGCCGGGCAGGCCTCTCAGACCGATGGCTACTACAAAAACTCATTGATCCGTATTCCGTTTCCGGAAGATGTGCAGCGCGTGGAAAACACGTTGCGCAAAGTGGGCCTGGGCAGCGAGGTAGATAAGTTTATACTGACCCTGAACCGCGGCGCCGAAGATGCAGCCAAGAGCGCGGTGCCTATTTTCCTGAGCGCCATCAAGCAAATGACCATTGCCGATGCCTGGGCCATCCTGCGGGGCGACAAAGATGCGGCTACCCAATACCTGAAGCGTACTACCTCGCAGCAACTCTACACTGCCTTTAGCCCGGTGATGGTACAATCATTGGAGAAAACGAATGCTACCCGTTACTATGCCAATATTGTAGGCGAGTACAACAAAATTCCGCTTGTGCAGAAAGCTAATCCAGACTTGAAGGATTATGCCACTCGCAAAGCTATAGACGGGTTATTTACGCTAGTAGCCCAGGAAGAGGCCAATATCCGCGAAAACCCGGTGGCCCGCACTACCGAGCTGCTGCGCCGGGTTTTTTCCCGACAAAGCCCATCCTAA
- a CDS encoding PKD domain-containing protein: MKFIRNISNYLYAALFVGFVTACSPDDPDAVLAPAPTSEMVQFTVTPATDNPNMVVFTNQTPGTMKAMWDLGNGAAAVGNQATGAYAVAGDYTVKLTIFTNGGYATSTKTVHIQNTNVAMLNREDYNFLTGGAQKAEGKTWVIEKEYAGHMGVGPIGAATPEWWSAPANDKAAEGIYDDEMTFNLNGFAYTYNNHGNTFVNGSNAAGLGGKAQSADYTLPYTPPTGMAWSIVEENGKKYLDLSKNGFIAYYTGASRYEILKLTENELYLKTTDASNAGNGWWLRLVPKGYSRPVEPKPYKMEDIADNFDVDGNLTWKTEALTLVESYDNPAPVPINTSAKVAMYVKKDGQPFEFANMFADFAYKFDLTKRHVFKIKVYVPGYNDFTTAAGEDWANKNLLKQVSIKLQDGTSAQPWVNQVEIKQQVDQLDRWVELTFDFGAAEIMNKKDLDRIVIQVGGEGNFIPGIFFLDDFRLEK, translated from the coding sequence ATGAAGTTTATAAGAAATATTTCCAACTATTTATATGCGGCGCTGTTTGTCGGTTTCGTAACCGCTTGTAGCCCCGACGATCCGGATGCTGTGCTAGCGCCTGCGCCCACTTCGGAGATGGTGCAGTTTACGGTTACCCCTGCTACCGACAACCCCAATATGGTTGTTTTCACTAACCAGACTCCAGGCACCATGAAAGCCATGTGGGACCTGGGAAATGGCGCAGCTGCCGTTGGTAACCAGGCCACCGGCGCCTATGCAGTAGCAGGTGACTACACCGTAAAACTCACCATCTTTACCAATGGCGGTTATGCTACCAGCACCAAAACGGTGCATATCCAGAACACCAATGTAGCCATGCTCAACAGAGAAGATTATAACTTCTTAACGGGTGGTGCCCAAAAGGCCGAAGGCAAAACCTGGGTTATTGAGAAGGAATATGCCGGGCACATGGGCGTAGGCCCTATAGGAGCAGCAACGCCGGAGTGGTGGTCTGCGCCAGCAAACGACAAGGCTGCCGAAGGCATTTACGATGATGAAATGACTTTTAACCTGAACGGCTTTGCTTATACTTACAACAACCACGGCAATACGTTTGTGAACGGGTCTAATGCTGCCGGACTGGGTGGCAAAGCGCAAAGTGCAGACTATACTTTGCCTTATACGCCGCCAACAGGTATGGCATGGAGCATTGTAGAGGAAAACGGTAAGAAGTACCTCGACCTCTCTAAAAATGGCTTTATCGCTTACTATACCGGCGCCTCGCGTTACGAAATACTGAAGCTGACCGAGAATGAGCTCTACCTTAAAACCACCGATGCCTCTAACGCCGGAAACGGTTGGTGGCTGCGCCTAGTACCAAAGGGCTACAGCCGGCCGGTAGAACCAAAACCATATAAAATGGAGGATATAGCCGATAATTTTGATGTGGATGGTAATTTAACTTGGAAAACCGAAGCCTTAACCCTGGTAGAAAGCTACGATAACCCGGCGCCGGTGCCGATCAACACGTCTGCCAAGGTAGCCATGTATGTAAAAAAGGACGGTCAGCCTTTTGAGTTTGCAAACATGTTTGCAGATTTTGCCTATAAGTTTGACCTCACCAAACGCCATGTATTCAAAATCAAAGTATACGTACCCGGCTACAATGACTTTACAACTGCCGCCGGCGAAGACTGGGCTAACAAGAATCTGCTGAAGCAGGTTTCTATTAAGCTGCAGGATGGCACCTCGGCTCAGCCATGGGTAAACCAGGTAGAGATCAAGCAGCAGGTAGACCAGCTTGACAGATGGGTGGAGCTCACCTTTGACTTTGGCGCTGCAGAAATAATGAACAAAAAGGACCTGGATAGAATTGTAATTCAGGTGGGTGGTGAAGGCAACTTTATCCCCGGCATTTTCTTCCTGGATGATTTCAGGCTAGAAAAATAA
- a CDS encoding glycoside hydrolase family 16 protein, whose translation MHPIKVKNNYLSLLLIAILGPVLTFASCSEKGGSDLPPAPTPKPQGPPTDKGWTFETAPVWADEFDYSGVPNPAKWGYDIGGDGWGNNELQYYTNSDKNAKVADGKLTITARKESTNGREYSSARLVSKGKGDFLYGRFEIKAKLPTGKGTWPAIWMLPTDWAYGGWPKSGEIDIMEHVGYDQNNVHITVHTEAYNHALNTQKGNSRIIPTASTAFHVYRIDWTPYAIKGYIDDELVMTFVNEGKGSAVWPFNKQFHLLMNIAVGGNWGGAQGVDPSVYPQAMEIDYVRVYKMIEK comes from the coding sequence ATGCATCCCATAAAAGTCAAAAACAACTACCTGTCCCTACTTTTGATAGCCATACTTGGCCCCGTGCTCACTTTTGCCTCCTGTTCCGAGAAAGGAGGTTCTGATCTTCCGCCTGCGCCAACTCCCAAGCCGCAGGGCCCTCCCACTGACAAAGGCTGGACCTTTGAAACTGCACCTGTTTGGGCTGATGAATTTGATTACAGTGGCGTTCCTAATCCGGCCAAGTGGGGCTATGACATAGGCGGTGACGGCTGGGGCAACAACGAGCTGCAGTACTATACCAACAGCGATAAAAATGCGAAAGTAGCAGATGGTAAACTAACGATAACCGCCCGCAAAGAAAGTACCAACGGCAGAGAGTACTCCTCTGCCCGGCTGGTAAGCAAAGGCAAAGGCGATTTCCTTTACGGTAGGTTCGAGATAAAGGCAAAGCTTCCGACAGGCAAGGGTACCTGGCCGGCGATCTGGATGCTCCCCACCGACTGGGCCTATGGCGGATGGCCTAAATCCGGTGAGATCGATATCATGGAGCATGTGGGTTATGACCAGAATAATGTACACATCACGGTACATACCGAAGCCTATAACCATGCCCTGAATACGCAGAAAGGCAACAGCAGGATCATCCCGACGGCCAGTACAGCATTTCATGTTTACCGGATCGACTGGACACCATATGCCATAAAAGGCTATATAGATGATGAGTTGGTGATGACATTTGTAAACGAAGGCAAAGGATCCGCCGTGTGGCCTTTTAATAAGCAGTTTCACCTGCTGATGAACATAGCCGTAGGTGGCAACTGGGGTGGCGCCCAGGGCGTTGATCCAAGTGTATACCCACAAGCAATGGAAATCGATTATGTGCGCGTGTATAAAATGATTGAAAAATAA
- a CDS encoding RagB/SusD family nutrient uptake outer membrane protein: MKSTYKKYILIAALSLPLLSACDKDYLDVDPRGTVLESTYYKNPEEAFAGLVAAYDPLGWEAGNTYHNVGAINSASDDVYAGGGSSSDMNTWQVWNNYTLDPALGPQEEFWRRNFTGVSRANTLLEKLQAGIPGLDQATSARYIAEAKFLRAYYYFDLVRLFKNVPLFTAPLSTSEIYNVTQASPEEVYAQIEKDLNEALPDLPVTVTAATEGGRATQGTGKALLGKVYLYEKKWPDAAAQLIEVNGTPGGTSKYGYHLLANYAAIFSPDNKFNSESILEIVHTSVANGGWGSWPGFEGNVGVQMFGPRGYSGPVYQAGWGFNPLTPELVNVLKPDPRYKATVANIDSIAQAGAATYEKGYQNTGYFIEKYAPKTKWLSTGGGDAVLNYPNDYIEIRLADTYLMEAEALVNSGGDLVRAAALLNAVRARVGLAPVTASLENIYNERRLELATEGHRWYDLVRTGRAATVLASKGFIAGKHEILPIPLAELNNTKLVQNPGY; the protein is encoded by the coding sequence ATGAAATCGACATATAAAAAATACATACTTATTGCAGCTTTAAGCCTTCCGTTGCTTAGCGCCTGCGACAAAGATTACCTGGACGTGGACCCGAGAGGCACTGTTCTGGAGTCTACTTATTATAAAAACCCGGAAGAGGCGTTTGCCGGATTAGTGGCAGCTTATGACCCGCTGGGTTGGGAAGCCGGAAACACCTACCACAATGTGGGCGCTATCAATTCGGCTTCGGATGATGTGTATGCCGGGGGCGGTAGCTCTTCTGACATGAACACCTGGCAGGTATGGAACAACTATACCCTGGACCCTGCCCTGGGGCCACAGGAAGAATTCTGGCGAAGAAACTTTACCGGTGTATCCAGAGCCAATACGCTACTGGAAAAGTTACAGGCAGGCATTCCAGGGTTAGACCAGGCTACCAGCGCACGGTATATTGCCGAGGCTAAGTTTTTGCGGGCCTATTATTACTTTGACCTGGTACGTCTGTTTAAGAATGTACCTCTTTTCACAGCACCGCTCTCTACCAGCGAGATATACAACGTAACCCAGGCCAGCCCTGAGGAGGTGTATGCCCAGATCGAAAAAGACCTGAACGAAGCCCTTCCGGATTTACCGGTAACCGTTACTGCTGCTACCGAAGGCGGCCGTGCTACGCAGGGCACCGGCAAAGCATTGCTGGGGAAAGTATACCTGTATGAGAAAAAGTGGCCTGATGCTGCCGCACAATTAATAGAAGTAAATGGCACACCTGGTGGCACCAGCAAGTATGGCTACCACCTGCTCGCCAACTATGCGGCTATCTTCAGCCCTGATAATAAATTTAACAGCGAGTCTATTCTGGAGATTGTGCATACTTCGGTTGCCAATGGCGGTTGGGGAAGCTGGCCCGGATTTGAAGGAAACGTGGGCGTGCAGATGTTCGGACCAAGAGGTTACTCCGGCCCGGTTTATCAGGCAGGCTGGGGCTTTAACCCGCTTACGCCCGAATTGGTAAATGTTCTGAAACCCGATCCGCGCTACAAGGCTACCGTTGCCAACATTGATAGTATAGCCCAAGCCGGCGCTGCTACCTACGAAAAAGGATACCAGAACACAGGTTACTTTATCGAGAAGTATGCCCCTAAAACCAAGTGGCTGAGCACAGGCGGTGGCGATGCAGTCCTAAATTATCCGAACGACTACATCGAAATCCGCCTGGCTGATACGTACCTGATGGAAGCAGAGGCGCTTGTCAATAGTGGTGGGGATCTGGTGAGAGCTGCCGCCCTACTCAATGCCGTACGGGCGCGTGTAGGCCTTGCCCCGGTAACAGCCTCTTTAGAGAACATCTATAATGAGAGACGCCTGGAGCTGGCAACTGAAGGACATCGCTGGTATGACCTGGTTCGCACCGGCAGAGCAGCAACAGTTTTAGCATCGAAGGGCTTCATAGCGGGCAAGCACGAAATACTGCCAATTCCGCTGGCTGAGCTCAACAACACAAAGCTTGTTCAAAACCCAGGCTATTAA
- a CDS encoding dihydrolipoamide acetyltransferase family protein, which translates to MALVEMVMPKMGESIMEGTVLKWLKSVGDTIEQDESVLEVATDKVDTEVPAIQGGILKEILVQEGDVVAVGAPIAIIATDGEATDSAPAPAAKAPAAIVPEAAPQQTLAAMAPSDAFAKLDEPASGRFYSPLVLNIAREEGISMQELEFIPGTGNEGRVSKKDILAYVENRSNAPQQAAPQPQATTPAPVAAPQAAPATQPQAAPVVKPAASYTGNVEMIEMDRMRKMIADRMVDSKRISPHVTSFVEADVTNLVNWRNKWKDVYKKREGENLTFTPLFIEAIAKAIKDFPMINVSVDGSTIIRHKDINVGMAVALPSGNLIVPNIKNADQLNLNGLTKKVNDLANRGRLNKLTPDDLAGGTYTVSNVGSFGNVMGTPIIMQPQVAIMAVGAIKKKPAVIETPEGDLIGIRHFMFLSHSYDHRVVDGSLGGMFVRRVADYLENFDVNTII; encoded by the coding sequence ATGGCACTTGTAGAAATGGTTATGCCCAAGATGGGCGAGAGTATCATGGAAGGTACCGTTCTGAAATGGCTCAAAAGCGTAGGCGATACCATTGAGCAGGATGAGTCGGTGCTGGAAGTAGCAACCGATAAAGTGGATACCGAGGTACCTGCCATACAAGGCGGTATACTGAAAGAGATACTGGTACAGGAAGGCGACGTGGTGGCGGTAGGCGCCCCAATAGCCATTATTGCAACCGATGGTGAAGCAACCGATTCGGCTCCCGCTCCGGCGGCCAAGGCACCTGCTGCTATTGTACCGGAAGCTGCGCCGCAGCAAACGCTTGCCGCTATGGCACCAAGCGATGCCTTTGCCAAACTCGACGAACCTGCTTCAGGCCGTTTCTACTCGCCGCTGGTGCTCAACATCGCCCGCGAAGAAGGCATTTCGATGCAGGAACTGGAGTTTATACCTGGTACTGGCAACGAAGGCCGCGTGTCTAAAAAAGATATCCTGGCGTACGTAGAGAACCGCAGCAACGCGCCGCAGCAGGCCGCGCCACAACCACAGGCAACAACTCCGGCCCCTGTGGCAGCGCCACAGGCGGCTCCGGCCACCCAGCCGCAGGCCGCACCTGTCGTTAAGCCGGCGGCTTCGTACACGGGCAACGTAGAGATGATCGAAATGGACCGCATGCGCAAAATGATTGCCGACCGCATGGTGGACAGCAAGCGCATTTCGCCGCACGTTACCTCGTTTGTAGAGGCCGACGTGACCAACCTGGTGAACTGGCGCAACAAATGGAAGGATGTGTACAAGAAGCGCGAAGGCGAGAACCTGACCTTTACGCCCCTCTTTATCGAAGCCATTGCCAAAGCGATCAAAGATTTCCCGATGATCAACGTGTCAGTGGATGGCAGTACCATCATCCGTCACAAAGACATCAACGTGGGTATGGCCGTAGCGCTGCCCAGCGGTAACCTGATCGTGCCCAATATCAAGAATGCCGACCAGCTGAACCTGAACGGATTGACCAAAAAAGTAAACGATCTGGCCAACCGCGGCCGCCTCAACAAGCTGACACCGGACGATCTGGCGGGCGGTACTTATACCGTATCAAATGTAGGCTCGTTTGGCAACGTGATGGGTACGCCTATCATCATGCAGCCGCAGGTAGCCATTATGGCGGTGGGCGCTATCAAAAAGAAGCCGGCCGTGATCGAGACACCGGAAGGCGACCTGATCGGCATCCGCCACTTTATGTTCCTGTCGCACTCCTACGACCACCGCGTGGTAGATGGTTCGCTGGGAGGTATGTTTGTGCGCCGTGTGGCCGATTACCTCGAGAACTTTGATGTGAATACCATTATCTAA
- a CDS encoding competence/damage-inducible protein A, with the protein MKAVIAEIITIGDEILYGQIVDTNSAWLGTELTNIGIKVQQITSISDDAGHIVQALDAARGRADVILITGGLGPTKDDLTKTVLTDYFHTTLRLHEPSLADVTEIFSKRGRPITELNRQQAFLPESCTPVRNVLGTAPGMWFEEDGKIFVSMPGVPFEMKRMMTDTVLVKLKANFKTPVIRHSVVQTTGLAESILADKLEDWETHLPPHLKLAYLPHLGGVRLRLTGQGDHAELLDRELQTETAKLSHIIPNYIFAYGEVPLEEAIGRLLKEKGLTIATAESCTGGLLAHKLTSIAGSSSYYQGSVIAYHNEVKMRELQVKAETLAQHGAVSEATVREMAENVRLKFGTSIGVATSGIAGPDGGTPDKPVGTIWIAYADKYKTEARQLYFNKNRLLNIEYTAMAVLNLIRQSLGAAVEE; encoded by the coding sequence ATGAAAGCAGTTATCGCAGAGATCATCACCATCGGAGACGAAATTCTCTACGGCCAGATCGTGGATACAAACTCGGCCTGGTTAGGTACCGAGCTCACCAATATTGGCATAAAGGTACAGCAGATCACGTCTATTTCTGATGATGCCGGCCATATTGTGCAGGCCTTGGATGCTGCCCGCGGCAGAGCCGATGTGATTCTGATAACCGGCGGCCTGGGCCCTACCAAAGATGACCTGACCAAAACGGTGCTGACCGACTACTTTCATACTACGCTCCGGCTGCACGAGCCCTCCCTGGCCGATGTAACGGAGATCTTCTCGAAAAGGGGCCGCCCAATAACCGAGCTCAACCGCCAGCAGGCGTTCCTGCCGGAAAGCTGCACGCCTGTCCGGAACGTGCTGGGCACAGCACCTGGTATGTGGTTTGAAGAAGACGGGAAAATATTTGTGTCGATGCCGGGCGTGCCGTTCGAAATGAAGCGCATGATGACCGACACGGTGCTGGTAAAACTGAAGGCTAATTTTAAAACCCCGGTGATCCGGCACAGCGTGGTGCAGACCACCGGCCTGGCCGAATCCATCCTTGCCGATAAGCTGGAAGACTGGGAAACGCACCTGCCCCCGCACCTTAAACTCGCCTATCTACCCCACCTGGGAGGCGTGCGCCTGCGCCTGACCGGCCAGGGCGATCATGCCGAACTGCTGGATCGGGAACTGCAAACAGAAACGGCTAAGTTGTCGCACATCATCCCGAACTATATTTTTGCTTATGGCGAGGTGCCCCTGGAGGAAGCCATCGGGCGGCTTTTAAAAGAAAAAGGCCTGACCATAGCCACCGCCGAAAGCTGCACAGGCGGCTTACTGGCCCACAAACTCACCAGTATAGCAGGCAGCTCTAGCTACTACCAGGGCAGCGTGATTGCCTACCACAACGAGGTAAAAATGCGCGAGCTGCAGGTAAAAGCTGAAACCCTGGCGCAGCATGGCGCCGTAAGTGAAGCCACCGTGCGGGAGATGGCCGAAAATGTACGCCTGAAATTCGGGACAAGTATAGGCGTAGCGACCAGCGGCATTGCCGGTCCCGACGGCGGCACCCCCGACAAACCGGTGGGCACCATCTGGATTGCGTATGCCGACAAGTATAAAACCGAAGCCCGGCAGCTTTATTTCAACAAAAACAGGCTGCTCAACATCGAATATACCGCTATGGCGGTTTTGAACCTGATTCGGCAAAGTTTAGGTGCTGCGGTTGAGGAATAG
- a CDS encoding cupin domain-containing protein — translation MKRSNFIGLLLAAVPLAAFAKTTPYTFGGEKGFKVSAGEGRYHGHLRLKGVNENVLDVKVSGKDNNGALAIFEQTSLSPKRGTPLHLHHAQDEIFYVLEGAYQFQVGPDKHQLKTGDSIFLPRKVPHAWTQLSQSGKMTVIVQPAGKLENFFVTMANLTEEPSQERIAQIFADNDMEVVGPPLTVE, via the coding sequence ATGAAACGAAGCAACTTTATTGGCTTGCTGCTGGCGGCTGTTCCGCTTGCTGCCTTTGCAAAAACAACTCCCTATACTTTCGGGGGCGAAAAGGGTTTCAAAGTCAGCGCCGGAGAAGGCAGGTACCACGGGCACCTGAGACTCAAGGGCGTAAACGAGAATGTGCTGGATGTGAAAGTATCCGGGAAAGACAACAACGGGGCACTGGCCATATTCGAGCAGACCAGCTTATCGCCCAAAAGAGGAACGCCGCTGCACCTGCATCATGCGCAGGACGAGATTTTCTACGTGCTGGAAGGAGCGTACCAATTCCAGGTAGGCCCGGATAAACACCAGCTTAAAACAGGCGACAGCATTTTTCTACCCCGGAAAGTACCGCATGCCTGGACGCAGCTTAGCCAGAGCGGAAAGATGACGGTGATCGTGCAGCCCGCTGGTAAGCTGGAGAACTTCTTTGTCACGATGGCCAATTTAACGGAGGAACCCTCCCAGGAGCGCATCGCCCAAATCTTTGCAGACAACGACATGGAAGTGGTGGGGCCGCCTTTAACAGTGGAGTAG